The Desulfuromonas sp. genome has a window encoding:
- a CDS encoding biotin/lipoyl-containing protein: MAQTTDYYQNNPLIHRDRRLSLSSSEWVRSFSCEELKPLIVCRGPIRKEAMDVYDEMGIAHYGILLSEKDSIVYPNALSPELRKLTDNSRVHRVPDYTGASKEERIERIGQIISIAKDNGYDAIFAGYGFMAEDDEFVAAIEDAGLKFIGPCAATQRGAGKKDEAKRTALSVDVSVTPGIDNVTARTLVKKHPSREALLALVKAEGLKVDAKVLKDETLSLEELADKILFASYDKGIDLFSMEELGAQVEAECAAMFKDYPGARIRLKAIGGGGGKGQRILGASLLTKKNPTDADVKKAAADAPELVREVLLEVKANGVGDNKNVLVELNIEQTRHNEIQLLGNGEWAIALGGRDCSLQMHEQKLLEISVTQEALALEIEKAKKAGLKAQVKALESDLKVLKRMEEESERFGKAVGLDSASTFECIVDGSRHYFMEVNTRIQVEHRVTELVYSLKFTNPKDKNDFFIVESLVEAMALLAEHKERLPRPERLPRFGAGAEARLNATDCSLSPSAGGVIRYWSTPIEGEIRDDQGICMVNPDTGQFMRYTVAGAYDSNIALLLTKEKDRLESYNHLSKVLRSTTLRGTDLATNLEFHYGLVNWFIGNNVMAKPTTRFVVPYLTLVGKLKEEAAKLDVVYAFLAMKKHYGKLYGGEPEAAKSVSETLDRKGTLLTRPMEKLLADPHLLSGWLSLNRQNFKLEKGKVLWLRNPLVILEETYEYLHMTWRPEAPAAEVIWTHDRDLLESALAFYAELRKTFGLEKGEFLKLNELLNREKPQGGYDAQTWAQVQSAHQGYEIGNELLGMLFMVAQKTNFYDFKVEDDLEVTIPEYLNDPDLQAAMKKVLVPPPATKADEIVTPGGGMYYAQEAPGMPPFAKEGDHFEKGQPLFILEVMKMFNKVPAPFSGTIDKILIEGGDGVIVQKGQPLFKVTPDEKFVDVDPKAIEKEKRGRTAEYLEAVL, from the coding sequence ATGGCACAGACGACTGACTACTATCAGAATAATCCGCTGATTCACCGCGATCGCCGCTTGAGCCTCTCCTCCTCCGAGTGGGTCCGCTCTTTCTCCTGCGAGGAACTCAAGCCCCTGATCGTCTGCCGCGGCCCGATCCGCAAGGAGGCGATGGACGTCTACGACGAGATGGGGATTGCCCACTACGGCATTCTCCTCTCCGAGAAGGACTCGATCGTCTATCCCAACGCCCTTTCGCCCGAGCTGCGCAAGCTGACCGACAACAGCCGCGTCCACCGGGTTCCCGACTACACCGGGGCCAGCAAGGAGGAGCGCATCGAGCGCATCGGGCAGATTATCTCGATTGCGAAGGACAACGGCTACGACGCGATTTTCGCCGGCTACGGTTTCATGGCCGAAGACGATGAGTTCGTCGCCGCCATCGAGGACGCCGGGCTCAAGTTCATCGGCCCCTGCGCCGCGACCCAGCGCGGCGCAGGCAAGAAGGACGAGGCGAAGCGCACCGCCCTCTCCGTCGACGTCTCGGTCACCCCCGGCATCGACAACGTCACCGCCCGCACCCTGGTAAAGAAGCATCCGAGCCGCGAGGCGCTGCTGGCGCTGGTCAAGGCCGAGGGGCTCAAGGTTGACGCCAAGGTGCTCAAGGACGAGACGCTCTCTCTCGAAGAGTTGGCCGACAAGATCCTTTTCGCCTCCTACGACAAGGGGATCGACCTCTTCTCCATGGAAGAGCTCGGCGCCCAGGTCGAGGCCGAATGTGCGGCGATGTTCAAGGACTATCCCGGCGCCCGGATCCGCCTCAAGGCCATCGGCGGCGGGGGCGGCAAGGGGCAGCGGATCCTCGGCGCGTCCCTGCTGACCAAGAAAAACCCGACCGACGCCGACGTCAAGAAAGCCGCCGCCGACGCGCCGGAGCTGGTTCGCGAGGTCCTGCTCGAGGTCAAGGCGAACGGCGTCGGCGACAACAAGAACGTTCTCGTCGAGCTCAACATCGAGCAGACCCGGCACAATGAGATTCAGCTTCTCGGCAACGGCGAGTGGGCGATCGCCCTCGGCGGCCGCGACTGCTCCCTGCAGATGCACGAACAGAAGCTGCTCGAGATCTCCGTGACCCAGGAGGCTTTGGCGCTTGAAATCGAAAAGGCCAAGAAGGCCGGCCTCAAGGCTCAGGTCAAGGCCCTGGAGTCGGACCTGAAAGTCCTCAAGCGGATGGAGGAGGAGTCGGAGCGCTTCGGCAAGGCCGTCGGCCTCGATTCGGCCTCGACCTTCGAGTGCATCGTCGACGGCAGCCGCCACTACTTCATGGAGGTCAACACCCGCATTCAGGTCGAGCACCGGGTGACCGAGCTGGTCTACAGCCTCAAATTCACCAACCCCAAGGACAAGAACGATTTCTTCATTGTCGAGTCGCTGGTCGAGGCGATGGCTCTGCTCGCTGAGCACAAGGAGCGCCTTCCCCGTCCGGAGCGCCTGCCCCGTTTCGGCGCCGGCGCCGAGGCCCGGCTCAACGCTACCGACTGCTCCCTGTCGCCGAGCGCCGGCGGCGTCATCCGCTACTGGTCGACCCCGATCGAAGGGGAGATCCGCGATGACCAGGGGATTTGCATGGTCAACCCCGACACCGGCCAGTTCATGCGCTACACGGTTGCCGGAGCCTACGATTCCAACATCGCCCTGCTCCTGACCAAGGAGAAAGACCGCCTCGAAAGCTACAACCATCTGTCGAAGGTCCTGCGCAGCACGACACTGCGCGGTACCGACCTGGCGACCAACCTCGAGTTCCACTACGGCCTGGTCAACTGGTTCATCGGCAACAACGTGATGGCCAAGCCGACAACCCGCTTCGTCGTTCCCTACCTGACTCTCGTCGGCAAGCTGAAGGAAGAGGCCGCCAAGCTCGACGTTGTCTATGCGTTCCTGGCCATGAAGAAGCACTACGGCAAGCTCTACGGCGGAGAGCCCGAAGCGGCAAAATCGGTTTCGGAGACCCTCGACCGCAAGGGCACCCTGCTGACCCGGCCGATGGAGAAGCTGTTGGCAGACCCGCATCTCCTTTCCGGCTGGTTGAGCCTCAACAGGCAGAACTTCAAGCTCGAGAAGGGCAAGGTCCTCTGGCTGCGAAATCCCCTGGTTATCCTGGAAGAGACCTACGAGTACCTGCACATGACCTGGCGTCCCGAGGCCCCGGCCGCCGAGGTGATCTGGACGCATGACCGCGATCTGCTCGAAAGCGCCCTCGCCTTCTACGCCGAGCTTCGCAAGACCTTCGGTCTGGAAAAGGGCGAGTTCCTCAAACTTAACGAACTGCTGAACAGGGAAAAACCCCAGGGCGGTTACGATGCGCAGACCTGGGCCCAGGTCCAGTCCGCCCACCAGGGCTACGAGATCGGCAACGAACTTCTCGGCATGCTCTTCATGGTTGCCCAGAAGACCAACTTCTACGATTTTAAGGTCGAAGATGATCTCGAGGTGACGATTCCCGAATATCTGAACGATCCAGACCTCCAGGCGGCGATGAAGAAGGTGCTGGTTCCCCCGCCGGCGACCAAGGCCGACGAAATCGTCACGCCGGGCGGCGGCATGTACTACGCCCAGGAGGCCCCGGGAATGCCGCCCTTCGCCAAGGAAGGCGATCATTTCGAGAAGGGCCAGCCGCTCTTTATCCTCGAGGTCATGAAGATGTTCAACAAGGTCCCGGCACCCTTCTCGGGGACCATCGACAAGATCCTCATCGAGGGGGGCGACGGGGTCATCGTCCAGAAGGGGCAGCCGCTCTTCAAGGTGACCCCTGACGAGAAGTTCGTCGATGTCGATCCGAAGGCGATCGAAAAGGAAAAGCGTGGTCGGACCGCTGAATACCTGGAGGCTGTGCTCTAG
- a CDS encoding methylmalonyl-CoA mutase family protein encodes MSIRDQKGRWESTTVKKVTDRNPERKAKFETTSDLELERVFTPEGDAPAYMETLGLPGEYPYTRGVQPTMYRGRFWTMRQYAGFGTAKESNERYRYLLGAGQTGLSVAFDLPTQMGYDSDGPMADGEVGKVGVAIDTLADMEILFDQIPLDKVSTSMTINASAAVLLAMYIAVAEKQGVSSDKVMGTIQNDILKEYMARGTYIYPPQESMRIITDIFAYCKDHVPKWNTISISGYHIREAGSSAVQEVAFTLADGIAYVEAAIKAGLDVDEFAPRLAFFFNAHNNLFEEVAKFRAARRIWAKVMKERFGAKNPKSQMLRFHTQTAGCTLTAQQPDNNIMRVTIQALAAVLGGTQSLHTNSRDEALALPTEDSVRIALRTQQVIAHESGAADSIDPLAGSYMVESLTDQIEAKALEYIQKIDDLGGATEAISRGFQQKEIQDSAFAYQKAIESEDQVIVGVNKFTVEEEPPKDLLKIKPEVEIAQKKAIAEVKGSRDQAAVQEKLAALKQASQGTDNLMPYILDAVKAYASLGEICDVMRDVFGEHQETVVL; translated from the coding sequence ATGAGCATTCGCGACCAAAAAGGACGCTGGGAATCGACCACGGTCAAGAAGGTCACCGACCGCAACCCCGAACGCAAGGCCAAGTTCGAAACGACCTCCGACCTTGAACTGGAGCGGGTCTTTACCCCCGAGGGCGACGCCCCCGCGTATATGGAGACCCTCGGCCTTCCCGGCGAGTATCCCTATACCCGCGGCGTGCAGCCGACCATGTATCGCGGCCGTTTCTGGACCATGCGCCAGTACGCCGGCTTCGGCACCGCCAAGGAGTCGAACGAGCGCTACCGTTACCTTCTCGGCGCCGGTCAGACCGGGCTCTCGGTCGCCTTCGACCTGCCGACGCAGATGGGCTACGACTCGGACGGCCCCATGGCCGACGGCGAGGTCGGCAAGGTCGGGGTCGCCATCGACACCCTGGCGGACATGGAAATTCTCTTCGACCAGATCCCCCTCGACAAGGTTTCCACCTCCATGACCATCAACGCCTCGGCCGCGGTGCTGCTCGCCATGTACATCGCTGTCGCCGAGAAGCAGGGGGTCAGCTCCGACAAGGTCATGGGCACCATCCAGAACGACATCCTCAAGGAGTACATGGCCCGGGGCACCTACATCTACCCGCCGCAGGAGTCGATGCGGATCATTACCGACATCTTCGCCTATTGCAAGGATCACGTCCCCAAGTGGAACACCATCTCCATCAGCGGCTACCACATCCGCGAGGCCGGCTCCTCCGCGGTCCAGGAAGTCGCCTTTACCCTCGCCGACGGCATCGCCTACGTCGAGGCGGCGATCAAGGCCGGCCTCGATGTCGACGAGTTCGCCCCGCGCCTGGCCTTCTTCTTCAACGCCCACAACAACCTGTTCGAGGAGGTCGCCAAGTTCCGCGCCGCCCGCCGTATCTGGGCGAAGGTGATGAAGGAGCGCTTCGGGGCCAAGAACCCCAAGAGCCAGATGCTGCGCTTCCACACCCAGACTGCCGGTTGCACCCTCACCGCCCAGCAGCCCGACAACAACATCATGCGCGTAACCATCCAGGCGCTGGCCGCGGTCCTCGGCGGCACCCAGTCGCTGCATACAAACAGCCGCGACGAGGCCCTCGCCCTGCCGACGGAGGACTCGGTGCGCATCGCTCTGCGCACCCAGCAGGTCATTGCCCACGAGTCCGGGGCGGCCGATTCCATCGATCCCCTGGCCGGCTCCTACATGGTGGAGAGCCTCACCGACCAGATCGAGGCGAAGGCACTGGAGTACATTCAGAAGATCGACGATCTCGGCGGAGCCACCGAGGCGATCAGCCGCGGGTTCCAGCAGAAGGAGATCCAGGACAGCGCCTTCGCCTACCAGAAGGCGATCGAGAGCGAGGATCAGGTGATCGTCGGGGTGAACAAGTTCACCGTCGAGGAAGAGCCGCCGAAGGACCTGCTCAAGATCAAGCCCGAGGTGGAGATCGCCCAGAAGAAGGCCATCGCCGAGGTCAAGGGGAGCCGTGACCAGGCCGCGGTGCAGGAGAAGCTGGCGGCCCTGAAACAGGCCTCACAGGGGACTGACAACCTGATGCCCTATATCCTCGACGCCGTCAAGGCCTACGCCTCCCTCGGGGAAATCTGCGACGTGATGCGCGACGTCTTCGGGG
- a CDS encoding XRE family transcriptional regulator, with product MALEFNIGSKIKKLRKARKLTLQDVARETGFSPALISQIENNNVSPPIATLSKLAKFFDVKMGLFFEEEEEERKFEVVRSGERRVASRVISKAGTGHGYTYEALSFRKRNKKMEPFLVSVSERAEEETLYNHEGEEFLLILKGKAEVILEDQRIILEAGDAIYFDSELKHRLLSYDGQEVQVVAVVTR from the coding sequence ATGGCTCTGGAATTCAATATCGGCTCCAAGATCAAGAAACTTCGCAAAGCGCGCAAGCTTACCCTGCAGGACGTGGCTCGGGAGACGGGTTTCTCTCCCGCCCTGATTTCGCAAATCGAGAACAACAACGTCTCGCCCCCCATCGCGACCCTCTCCAAGCTCGCCAAGTTCTTCGACGTGAAGATGGGCCTGTTTTTCGAGGAGGAGGAGGAGGAACGCAAGTTCGAGGTTGTGCGCAGCGGGGAGCGGCGGGTCGCAAGTCGAGTGATCTCCAAGGCAGGAACCGGCCACGGGTACACCTACGAGGCCCTCTCCTTCCGCAAGCGCAATAAGAAGATGGAGCCGTTTCTGGTTTCCGTCTCCGAGCGGGCCGAGGAGGAGACCCTCTACAATCACGAAGGGGAGGAGTTCCTGCTCATTCTCAAGGGCAAGGCGGAGGTCATTCTCGAAGACCAGCGCATTATCCTCGAGGCGGGGGATGCGATCTACTTCGATTCAGAGCTCAAGCACCGCCTTCTCTCTTACGATGGCCAGGAGGTTCAGGTGGTTGCCGTTGTAACTCGCTGA